A part of Nostoc sp. HK-01 genomic DNA contains:
- a CDS encoding TetR family transcriptional regulator protein, which translates to MIVSTALTNPQFAQMYWTKYLQPRRQAFSVVLERAKLRGELLINADSDLFFDTISSLMLYASVFPPTTESWSAYVRRMLNFLFQDKIA; encoded by the coding sequence ATGATTGTCAGCACTGCTTTAACTAATCCTCAGTTTGCTCAAATGTATTGGACTAAGTACTTGCAACCACGACGACAGGCTTTTTCTGTTGTCCTTGAACGTGCCAAATTGCGAGGTGAGCTTTTGATAAATGCTGATTCTGATTTATTTTTTGACACAATTAGTAGTCTCATGCTTTATGCTTCGGTTTTTCCACCCACTACTGAATCATGGTCAGCTTACGTTCGGCGGATGTTGAATTTTCTGTTCCAGGATAAGATTGCTTAA